GGATCAGCGGTTTTAGGGTTGGGTAATATAGGGCCTCTTGCTTCTTTACCAGTTATGGAAGGTAAATGTATGCTTTTTAAAGAATTTGCAGGGTTAGATGCCTTTCCTTTAGCGGTGAATACCCAAGATGTAGATGAATTTGTTGAGGTGGTAAAACAGGTTTCTTTGGTGTTTGGTGGAATAAACTTGGAAGATATTTCTGCCCCAAGATGTTTTGAAATAGAAAAGAGATTGTGGGAAGAGCTTGAGGTGCCTGTGGTTCACGACGACCAGCATGGCACAGCTATCGTGGTTTTAGCAGGTCTTATTAATGTAGAAAGGTTGTTAGGAAAAAGTTTAAGGGATATGAAGATAGTAATTTCAGGTGCTGGGGCCTCTGCCATAGGAACGGCAAGGCTACTTTTAAAATATGGGGTCAAAAATCTTATTTTATGCGATTCATATGGGGCTATTTATCAGGGAAGAAAAGAAAGAATGAATCCTTATAAAGAAGAAATTGCTTCCCTTACTAACCCGGAAAGGTTAAAAGGTACACTTTCAGAGGTGTTAGCAGGGGCGGATATTTTTATTGGTCTTTCAGCTCCAAACATTCTTAAACCTGAAGACTTAAAGGCTATGGCTCAGGATAGAGTAGTTTTTGCTTTAGCCAATCCTGACCCTGAGATTTCTCCTGAAATTGCGTTGCCTTTGGTCAGGGTGTTGGCTACCGGACGTTCAGACTATCCTAATCAGATCAACAACGCTTTAGCCTTCCCTGGGCTTTTTAAGGGATTACTTGAGGCTAAGGCGAAAAAGGTGGATGAAGAGGTTTTTATAGAGGCAGCAAAAGCTATTGCTTATGTCATAAAGAAAGAGGAATTAAAGGAAGATTATATAATACCCAGCATGTTTGATAAAAGGGTGGTAAAGGCCGTAGCTCAAGCAGTGGTAAAAAAATTGACAAAACCCTCAAAAAGTTTAAACTAAAATCATATTCTCAGAAAAAAGGGGAAGGCTTATGGCGAGGAAAAAAGGTAGTTCTAAAAAAAATTCTGAGTTTTTAGAGGGTTTAGTCTGGAAACCCAAACATGTGTTTGATGTTTTAAAGGAGGAAGAAAAAAAACAGGTTGAGGATCTAAGTAAGGAGTATATAGAGTTTCTTTCTCAGGCTAAGACTGAAAGAGAAACCATAGAAAGGGCTTTAACTCTTTTGGAAAAAAAGGGCTTTTTTGATAAAGAATCCAAAAAGGGATGGGTAGTCTACAAAAATAAGCTTCTTTTTGCCTGGAATTTTGGTAAGAAAAAAATAACTGAGGGGCTAAGAATAGTTGTGAGCCATATAGATACCCCCAGGCTTGACCTTAAGTTACATCCTCTTTTTGAGGACACAGAACTGGTTTTTTTAAAAACCCATTATTATGGAGGTATCAAAAAATACCACTGGGTAGCTCAACCTTTAAGTTTACATGGGGTTGTGGCTAAAAAAGACGGTAGTTTGGTTAAGATAGTGTTAGGAGAGAAGGAAGATGACCCAGTTTTTACCATCTGTGACCTTCTTCCCCATCTTTCAAGAAAAGTTCAGGCAGAAAAAAAGCTTTCCGAGGCTATCGTAGGGGAAAAGCTCAACGTTCTTTTTGGAGGCCTTCCCTTGGAGGAGCTTGAGGAAGAAAAGGAACTCAAAGAAAGGGTTAAACTTAACTGTTTAAAGCTTTTATATCAAACCTATGGCATAAGGGAGGAAGATTTTGTTTCGGCAGAACTTTATATCGTTCCTGCTGGTAGGGCAAGAGAGGTGGGGATAGACAAGGCGTTTATAGGAGGTTATGGCCAAGACGATCGTATCTGTGCCTTTACCTCTCTTAAGGCCTTTTTAGAGGTAGAACAGCCTGAATATACGAATGTTTTACTTTTCATGGATAGAGAAGAAATAGGTTCAGAAGGAAATACTTCTGCTAAAAGCAGGGTTTTTGAAAGGTTTGTGTATGAGCTTATCAAGAAACAGGGATTATCTCCTACTCCTGATGTATTTTTTGAGGTTATGGCTAACACCAAGGCTATTTCTGCAGACGTGACCGCGGGTATAGACCCTAATTATGTCGAGGTACATGATAAACTAAATGATGCTAAGATGGGATTTGGTATAGCGGTAAACAGGTATACAGGACATGGCGGAAAGTATATGGCTAACGAAGCTCATGCCGAGTTTTTGGCAGAACTTTTAAAGAGTTGGGATGAAGATGGAGTGGTTTATCAAGTAGTTTCTATGGGAAAGGTAGATGAAGGAGGAGGAGGTACGGTAGCTAAGTATTTTGCTTCTTATGGGATGGATGTGGTGGATGCAGGACCACCTTTACTTTCTATGCATTCTCCCTTCGAGGTGGCTCATAAAGCAGATCTTTTTATGTGCTATCGGGCTTATAAAAGCTTTTTTAGCCGTTAGCCTGTTATTTTTTTATTAAAAGGGAGTTTTATGAAGATCGCAGAAGGAGACTACGTTCTTATTTTAACCTCAGATGAAAAAAAGTATTTAGTTGAGGTGAAAGATACCTCTTTTCACACACATAAAGATTTTTTAGACCTAAAAGATTTGATCGGAAAAAACTACGGAGAAGTCGTTTACGGAAAAAAAGGGGAAAAATTTTATGTGTTAAAACCTTCTCTTTATGACTTTTTGATGAAGGTTGAAAGGGCTACTCAAATAGTTTATCCTAAGGATATAGGGTATATTTTACTTAAACTTAACGTAGGGCCAGGAAGTTTGGTTTTAGAATGTGGTGGAGGTTCTGGGGCTTTAACTACAGCCCTTGCTTTTATGGTTGGTCAAGAGGGAAGGGTCATTTCTTACGAGAAGGAGCCCAAATTTCAGAAGATTGCTATAAAAAACCTTGAAAGACTTAATCTTTTAGATAGAGTAATTTTTAAGAACGTAGAAGTAACTGAGGCTTTTGAAGAAAAAGAGGTGGATGCGGTTTTTTTAGACTTAAAGGAACCCTGGACGTTGATCCCAGCAGCTTGGGAGTCCTTGAAAGGAGGTCATTTTTTAGGAATTCTTGTCCCTACGGCTAATCAAGTTTCTCGATGCCTTTTAGAGTTACAGCGTTTACCTTTCTTAGACATAGAGGTTTCTGAAATCCTCCTTAGGCAATACAAACCCAATCCTGAAAGGTTAAGACCAGAAGATAGGATGGTTGCTCATACTGGATTTTTAATCTTTGCCAAAAAGGTGGTTGAAAAATAATGTCTGTTTCTATTTTTATCTCAAAAAAGGATCTTATCTCCAAAAAGCTAGCAAAAAACATAGCTTCAAGGTTAAATCAAGTTTTAAAGGAACTAAGACTTGGTAAAAAAGAGGTTTCTTTAACCTTGGTTGACAATCTTACCATCTGGAATTTAAACCTTAAATACTTAGGAAGAAACTATCCTACCAACGTACTTTCTTTTTCTTTTTTTGGTAAACATGGTTTTCAAAACAATCTTTTAGGAGAGATTATTATTTCGGTCGAAAAGGCCAAGGAAGAGGCAGATTTCCATGGATTAAACTTTGAAAACTACCTGTTGAGTTTAGTTATCCATGGATTAGTTCATCTCCTTGACTATGACCACGAAAAGGGAATTTTTTCTCCTTGGCTTATGTTAAAAAAAGAGATACAATTGTTTGAAAAAGTAGGATTTTCTGAAGGTAAAGAAGAGGTTTTAAACTTTTTAAAAAGGAGGGAGTATATGCCAGCCAAACTTGCGGTAAACGTAGATCATGTAGCCACAGTCAGGGAGGCAAGAAAAGCCCCTTATCCTGACCCTGTGCATGCAGCTGTGCTGGCAGAGTTAGGAGGAGCTGACGGAATCGTTGTGCATTTAAGATTAGATAGAAGACATATAAAAGAAAGGGATGTAAGGTTGATAAAAGAGGTGATTAAAACCAAACTGATTTTAGAGATGGCCATAGATGAGAAATTGATTAAGTTTGCTAAAGAGATTAAACCTTACCAGGTAACCTTAGTTCCAGAAAGGACAGAAGAAATCACCACCGAAGGCGGAATGGATTTAATCGGAAATGTAGAAAAGGTAAAAAAGGCGGTAAAAGAGCTAAACAAGGCAGGTATTAAGGTAAGTCTTTTCCTAAACCCAGACGAGGAAGCCATAAAGCTCGCAAAAAAAACTGGGGCTCAGATCATCGAAATACATACAGGGATGTATGCTGAAGCAGAGGATGAGGTAAAAAGAGAAGAAGAGTTTGGTAAAATAGAAGTCGCTGCACGGTTAGCCAAAGACCTTGGTTTTATCGTACATGCAGGACATGGTTTAAGCTATGAAAACATAGGGCCTGTGGCTGCTATTCCTGAGATAGAAGAGTTTAGTATTGGACATAGTATCGTTTCTCGGGCTATCATGGTAGGTATGAAAGAGGCAGTAAGAGAGATGAAAGAACTCATTTGGAAAGCTCGGGGTTAGAACAAAGGGTTTTTATCGGAAACTGCGAGACGAAATTTTTGAGGGCTTCTAAGCTTAGGTCCTTAGAGCTAAACAAAATTAAAAATCCTCGAGAAGTTTCCTCTAAAATGGGCACAACTATTACCTTTTTTTCTCCGTTTTCGTAAAATTTAACCTTTATTCCATCGATTTCTCCGTCTTTCAGCTCATTTTTAGAAATTTCTAAAAGATTTAAAGTAAACCCTTGCCAATTAGGAATTAAATTTTCTCCCCAAAACATCCTGACCCTTACCTTAGCGCTTGCGTTTTTGTAGGTTCTTTCTTTATTATGGATCTTTCCAAAAAAGTTAAGGTTAGTTTCTTTTATCTGGGTAGTTTGATATCCCGGGAGACTGACAAAAAACTTTTCGTCTGCCTGGTATAAAACCTTGGGGTCACAAGCTATTTCCCCATAACCGATCACAGGAGAAACTATAAGAATTAATAAGCTTATTCCTATGTTTAAGAGGTTTTTCATCGATTTTTTCTCCTTACTTTTAAGATCAGACCATCTTTTTCTACCACTACTACCTTTTCTCCTTCCGGAATGGTTTCATCTGCATAAGCCTGCCAGATTTCTCCCTCGATGAATATCTTTCCACCTTCAGGTCCTATTTCTTTTAAGACCTTCCCCACTTTTCCTACCATACCTTCTTTTCCTGAAACCGGTTTTTTCCGTATGGTTTTAAGGGCGATATAGGTGATACCTGCTAATAACGAAGAGAAGATAAGCACCAAAGAATATAAAACAGGGGGTGAAACCCTTAAAGCAGGCGGGTTCTTACCAAAAAGCATGGTAGAACCTAAGAAAAGACAGATTACCCCGGCTAAGGTTAAAAGCCCATGTGAGGTTACCTGAAGTTCTAAGAAGAAAAGCACACCGGCTAATAAAATAAAGACCAGCCCTGCATAGTTAACAGGAATAACACTTAACCCTACCAGGGCCAATATAAGACATACAGCCCCTAATACACCAGGGAATATGCTTCCAGGGTGAGATAACTCAAAATAGAGGCCAGCTAACCCTAACATAAGTAAGAAATATACTAAATTCGGATTGGTTAAAATTTTTAGCACTTTTGTCTTTAGGTCTTCAGGTATTTTTTCTATCCGGACGTTTTTAAGGTTTAAAACCCGTTTTTCTTCTCCTAACAGGACCTGCCTTCCGTGGGCCTTATCTAAAAGGTCGTTTAAATCTTTGGCTATGATTTCTATTACTCCAGTTTGTAGTGCCTCGGTCTCAGTAATGCTTTTACTTTTTCTTACGGCTTCTTCTGCAAAGGTCTCGTTGCGGTTACGCATTTGAGCAAGGTTTTTAGCCCAGGCTACCAAGTCGTTTATTATCTTGTTCATTACCTCTTTATCAGCTTTGCCTGTAAGTTCTACTGGATGAGCAGCTCCTACGTGAGTACCAGGAGCCATCGCCGCTAAATGTGAGGAAAGGAGAATAAAGGTACCGGCAGAGGCAGCTCTTGCCCCAGAGGGACTTACATAAACTATAACAGGGACCTTACTTTGTAAGATGTCCTTTACTATTTCTCTAGTAGACTCAACAAGCCCACCAGGGGTATCAAGCTCTATGACAAAAGCTTCAGCCTTTTCTTTATTGGCAAGGTCTATCCCATAACTTATGAAATTAGCCATAACAGGGGTAATAGGGGCATCGATTTTTTCATGAAAAACCTTTCTTGGCTCTGCACCTTTTAAATAAGAGACCCAAAAACAAACAAGTACTAAACTAATTAGATAAAAATATCTCTTCATAAAGCTTCCTAAATTTTTGTAAATCTTCCCATACTACCCTTTTTATTCCAGGATTTTTTAAAATATAAGCTGGATGATAGGTAAAAAAGAGAGAGGTTTCCTTAAGGGTGAACACCTTCCCTCTAACCAAGGTTAGGGTCTTTCCTTCTAAAAGTACCTTAGGAGGAGTAAATCCTAATGCTAAAATCAGCTTAGGTCTTAAGTACTTGATTTGTTTTAAAAGATATGGTCTACAGGCTTCTATCTCTTCGGGCTCAGGTGGCCTCCCACCCGGAGTTTTACATTTAACTGTATGGGTAATAAAAAACAATTCTCTTTTTAGATTGATAGCATTAAGCATGCGGTCAAGCAGGTTACCTACTTCTTTTACGAAAGGTTTCCCATAAAAATCTTCGTCTCGGTCAGGATATTCTGAAATTATCATCAATCCTTCAGGTTCGGTAGGACCTTCACCCCAAACCACTGCTTTTCTAACCCTATGAAGGGAACATTTTTTACAGTGAATAATTTTTTCTTTTAGAGCTGAGAGGGAATCTTCTTCTAAAGAGATTTCGCGTTGGAGAAGTCTTTTGATAGCCTCAGAAGCTGGAATACTGGTTAAGCCTATTTCTTTAAAGTATAGAAGGTTTTTAATTATTTCAGCTTTAACATCCATTAAGTTTTTCTTAATATCCTTTTGTCCCCTACTCTAAGGGTAACCTTTTTTTTATCTAAATATTCTACCAGAGGAATTAAAAATTTTCTACTCACCTGGGTTGGAGTAAGGTTTTTAAAATCTGCTAGCTCTAATTCCTTTTTCTTTTGAAAGGCAGTCCTTACTAAATTTTCCCATTCTTCTAAAATTTTAGCGTGAAAGACTAGTTTGTCAGTAAGTTTTACCAAAACGCCTTCTTTTAATAAGGCCTGTGCCAGCTCTTTAGCGGCTTTATAGTTTTCTTTAAAATCAAGAAGGATGGTTTCAAAATCCCGTGGGGTATATCCCTCTGAAAGAAACTTTTCTTCGAGCTCTTTTTTTAACTTTTCTTTTTCTTCAGAGTTTAGATGTTTAAACTCGGTTAGAAAGATTATCTCTTTATTTTTTCCTAAGATCCCTTGTTGTATCAAACTTTCAAGGACGTACTGATAAAATCCTTCTGAAACAAAGGAAGAAATTCTTGTTTTTAGTAGTTCCTTAGTAAGTCCAGGGCTAAAGGGATTGTTCATGTGAAAATTTTTTAAACCAGTGATAATCTCTGCTTTTAGGTCTTCTTCTGCTTTTTTACTAAAATAAAAGACCTTTTCTCCGTCTTTGATTTCAATCAAGTTGTTACTTAAGTCTTTTAAGAGTTTTTCAAACCTTTCTCCAAAGAGAGAAACGGTAATCTGTAGGTCTTTTTTAGAGATACCTAAAAATCCTTTTTTTTCTATCCAAAACTGGATAAGCTCTTTTTCCGAAGCCTGAGCTAAGTATTCGACTTCTTTTCTTTCCCAGGGTTTAGTTCTTTTTCTTCTATAAGCTACAGGGTTTAAAACCTCCCCTCCGCCTACTGTCTGGTTAGTAGAGGCTCGTCTTAAGATAAATCTGTCTCCCCTCCAGGCAACTATTGGAACTTGCACAAACAATTGAGCTACGTCTTCTTCCCCTGGGTTTAACTGGTTTTTTCCTAAAAGGAAAACCTTGGCTACGGTTTCTTTGGTTCCGATATAAAAAAGAAGGTTTTCAAAGTTTTTGATCGGAGGTTTTATGCTTTTTAAGGACACAAGTTTTACATCTATCCACTGAGAAGGTTTTAAGACTTCAGGTTCTGCAAGCACGTCTCCTCTTTCTATGTCTTCTTTTTCTATACCTTGCAAGTTAAGTGCAGTTCTCATCCCTGCATAAGCTACTTCCACGTTTTTTCCGTGAACTTGAATGTTTCTTACTTTTGTAGTAAGATTTTTTGGATAAACTACCAAGTTTTGGTTAAGATAAACCTTACCTGAAATGGCTGTCCCACGAGCTACCGTTCCAAACCCTTTTACGGTAAACACCCCGTCTACCGGGAGCCTAAAAGGTTGGTCTTCTACCTTGGCAGAGACCTTTAAAGCCTTTTCATCTAGTGCTTTAATTATTGCTTCTTTACCTTGTCCTGTAACTGCTGAAAATTCTAAGATAGGTGCCTCTTTTAAAAAGGTGTTTTTTAAAAATTCCTTTAAATCCTCTTTTATTAGGTCTAACCAGTCTTTTTCTACCAAATCTACTTTGGTTAAAACCACTATTCCGTCTTTAATCCCTAAAAGTTCGCAAATTTCTATGTGCTCTCTGGTTTGAGGCATAACTCCTTCGTCAGCAGCCACTACAAGGATAACCAGGTCAATACCTGAGGCTCCAGCTACCATGTTTCGAATAAACCTTTCATGACCAGGAACATCTACTATTCCTGCAAGGGTGCCTGAAGGTAAGACTAAATGGGCAAACCCTAGATCTATAGTAATACCTCTTTCTTTTTCCTCTTTTAGCCTGTCTGTATCAATTCCAGTGAGAGCTTTAACTAAGGTAGTTTTTCCGTGATCTATATGACCGGCTGTTCCTATGATAACCCTTTTCATAATTTGCCTTTAAATAAAAGCGGTAAAATCTCCAAATTTTTCAAAAAGCTCAGCCACCCTTTGTAAGATCCTTAAACGGTTTTCTCTTATCTTCTCATTTTCTACCATCACAAACACCTTATCAAAAAATCTGTCTATCGGTTCTTTAAGACTTACCAAATGTTCTAAGTAAGAAGAATAATCTTTTTTTTCTATCAGACCAAGTAAAACTGGTCTTAGATTTAAAGCCTGTTGATAAAGCTCTTTTTCCTCTTCTAATAAGATAAGGTTTTCTCTAACTTCCTCTAAAAGAGTTTGTTTGTCTACATTTTTTAACAACTGGGATACCCGTTTAAACCCAGTAATAAGGTCAACAAAATCTTTTTTCTCCTGAAAATCTGAAAGGGCCTTTAGTCTTAGATATTGGTCATAAGGATTTAGAGGTAACTGAAGAACAACACCTATAACATTTTTGCTAAAACCCAAGTTTAAAAACTCTCCCTCTAAGCGTTTTTTGATAAATTCTGTAACTTCCTCTAAAGCCTCAGGATTTTTTAAAAATCCTTGTTTTTCTAACAAACTAAGAGAAAACTCTATAGCTTCTTCCAGGTCTAAAAATTTTTCTTTTCCTATAAGCAGTTTTACTATACCATAACCTGCTCTTCTAAGCCCATAAGGATCTTTTTCTCCAGAGGGCTTTTCATTGACTCCAAAAAGTGCGCAAAGATGGTCTATTTTGTCAGCTAATGAAAGGATGATGCCTTCAAAAGACTGAGGGAGGGTTTCATCTTTGGATGAGGGGAGATACTGTTCAAAAACTGCCTCTGCAATATCCTTTCCTTCTTTATGCTCAAGCAAAATCTTCCCTATAACCCCTTGTAACGAAGGAAACTCACTTACCACCTCTGAGGCTGTATCTATTTTAGCGTAAAGACATGTTTTCTCTATTTTAGAGGGAAGGTATGGATAATCTAATTTTAACGCTAAATATTTACCCAGATCTATTAACCTTTGAGTTTTTTCCCATAGAGTTCCACATTTGATATGATAAACTATACCTTTAATTTTTTCTAAAAAGTAGGAAAGAGGTTGACTAAGGTCTTTTTCAAAATAAAATTTGGCATCTTCAAGCCTGGCCTTAGTAACTCTTTCATGTCCTTTTTTTACTACCCCCCAATCTTTAGGACGGTTGTTATTCACCGCAATGAAATAGTTAAGAAGTTTTCCCTCGAGGGTTCTAATACAGAAATATCTCTGATGTTCTTTTAAAGCAGTTGTGACTAGAGGTTCTGGGAGGGTTAAAAAACTTTCTGGAAAACTGCCTACTATGGGAAAGGGATATTCTACTAAGTTAGCGTTTTCTTTTAAGAGGTCTTCATCTATTTCAGGCACACCATAGGGCTGAGAAACCTCAAAGATGCTTTTTTTAGTAAAAGTTAATCTTTTTTCAGGAGAAACTATAACAAAGTTATTTTCAAGTTGTGTTTCATATTCTTCCCAGTCTGCTTTGTTAAGCACGATGGGAGATGGGCTTAAAAAACGATGCCCTAAGCTTTGGTTTGTAGCTTGTATCCTTGCTATTTTAATGGGAATAACTTCTTCCCCAAAAAGACAAACCATCCATCTTATAGGACGACCAAACCTAACGTCATAATCCCCCCATTTCATGGTTTTTGGGAAATAGATTTCTTTAAGTAAAGAAAATAGCAGGGAAGGTAAGAGGTCTTTTGTTTTTTGTCCAGGAATGGTTCTTTTAAGGTAAAAATACTCACCCTTAGGGGTTTTTTTAGTTTTAAGGTCTTCTGGCTTTACTCCGTACTTTTTAGCAAACCCGATTAATGCTTGACTAAAGGTTCCTTCTTTAGTAAGCCCTACATTAATAGAAGGACCTAAAACTTCCTCTTCTCTGTCTGGTTGTTTTTCTGAGAGATCCTTTACAAAAAGGACCAATCTTCTAAATGTTCCTGCGGTTTTGATTTCTTGATAGTCTAAAAAAAGTTCTTTTAATTTTTTTTCTGCGGCCTTTTGTAAGCTTAAAAGTGCAGGTTCGATAAACCTTGCCGGAAGCTCTTCTGTCCCTATTTCCCAAAGAAGATTTTTATTCATCTTCCCTTTCTCCTTTGTTTAGCCAAGTTTCAGCAGCTTTTTTTGCCAAACCCCTCACACGACCTATGTAATTTGCCCTTTCTATAGGAGAAAGGACTCCTCTTGCATCAAGGAGGTTAAAGGTATGGGAACATTTGATGACAAAGTCATAACCTGGAAGCGCAAGACCTAAACTTAAAAGTCTGTTGCCTTCGGCTTCGTATTTGTCAAAAAGTTCTTTTAAAAGGTTTACATCTGCTTCGTCAAAATTATAGATAGAATATTCTACCTCTCCTCGATGATGTATATCTCTATAGGTATATTTTGAGTTCCATTTAAGGTCAAAAACGTTTTCTACCTCTTGAAGATACATGGTAATACGTTCAAGCCCATAGGTAATTTCTACAGTTACCGGAAAACAGTCAAAACCCCCTACTTGTTGGAAATAGGTAAACTGAGTAATTTCCATCCCGTCAAGCCAAACCTCCCAACCCAATCCCCAGGCTCCTAAGGTGGGAGATTCCCAGTCGTCTTCTACAAACCTTATGTCATGTTCCGTAGGGTTAATACCTAAAGCTTGAAGACTTTCCAGGTAAAGGTCCTGGATGTTATCAGGCGAGGGTTTAATGATGACTTGATACTGGTAGTAATGTTGTAATCTGTTAGGATTTTCTCCATATCTTCCGTCTGCTGGCCTTCTACAAGGTTGTACATATGCACAGGCAAAGGGTTCAGGGCCAAGACATCTCAAAAAAGTAGCAGGATGAAAGGTTCCTGCCCCTACCTCTATATCATATGGCTGAAGAATTACACAACCTTTTTCTCCCCAAAAACGATTTAAAGTAGCAATCACATCTTGAAAATACATGCCTCAACCTCTCTAAACCAAGATAACTTGTGGTTCATCTTGCTCTCTTTTGTCAACATAACCTATTACATGATAAC
Above is a genomic segment from Thermodesulfobacterium commune DSM 2178 containing:
- a CDS encoding tRNA (adenine-N1)-methyltransferase; protein product: MKIAEGDYVLILTSDEKKYLVEVKDTSFHTHKDFLDLKDLIGKNYGEVVYGKKGEKFYVLKPSLYDFLMKVERATQIVYPKDIGYILLKLNVGPGSLVLECGGGSGALTTALAFMVGQEGRVISYEKEPKFQKIAIKNLERLNLLDRVIFKNVEVTEAFEEKEVDAVFLDLKEPWTLIPAAWESLKGGHFLGILVPTANQVSRCLLELQRLPFLDIEVSEILLRQYKPNPERLRPEDRMVAHTGFLIFAKKVVEK
- a CDS encoding pyridoxine 5'-phosphate synthase, which gives rise to MSVSIFISKKDLISKKLAKNIASRLNQVLKELRLGKKEVSLTLVDNLTIWNLNLKYLGRNYPTNVLSFSFFGKHGFQNNLLGEIIISVEKAKEEADFHGLNFENYLLSLVIHGLVHLLDYDHEKGIFSPWLMLKKEIQLFEKVGFSEGKEEVLNFLKRREYMPAKLAVNVDHVATVREARKAPYPDPVHAAVLAELGGADGIVVHLRLDRRHIKERDVRLIKEVIKTKLILEMAIDEKLIKFAKEIKPYQVTLVPERTEEITTEGGMDLIGNVEKVKKAVKELNKAGIKVSLFLNPDEEAIKLAKKTGAQIIEIHTGMYAEAEDEVKREEEFGKIEVAARLAKDLGFIVHAGHGLSYENIGPVAAIPEIEEFSIGHSIVSRAIMVGMKEAVREMKELIWKARG
- a CDS encoding aminopeptidase produces the protein MARKKGSSKKNSEFLEGLVWKPKHVFDVLKEEEKKQVEDLSKEYIEFLSQAKTERETIERALTLLEKKGFFDKESKKGWVVYKNKLLFAWNFGKKKITEGLRIVVSHIDTPRLDLKLHPLFEDTELVFLKTHYYGGIKKYHWVAQPLSLHGVVAKKDGSLVKIVLGEKEDDPVFTICDLLPHLSRKVQAEKKLSEAIVGEKLNVLFGGLPLEELEEEKELKERVKLNCLKLLYQTYGIREEDFVSAELYIVPAGRAREVGIDKAFIGGYGQDDRICAFTSLKAFLEVEQPEYTNVLLFMDREEIGSEGNTSAKSRVFERFVYELIKKQGLSPTPDVFFEVMANTKAISADVTAGIDPNYVEVHDKLNDAKMGFGIAVNRYTGHGGKYMANEAHAEFLAELLKSWDEDGVVYQVVSMGKVDEGGGGTVAKYFASYGMDVVDAGPPLLSMHSPFEVAHKADLFMCYRAYKSFFSR
- a CDS encoding NfeD family protein, whose translation is MKRYFYLISLVLVCFWVSYLKGAEPRKVFHEKIDAPITPVMANFISYGIDLANKEKAEAFVIELDTPGGLVESTREIVKDILQSKVPVIVYVSPSGARAASAGTFILLSSHLAAMAPGTHVGAAHPVELTGKADKEVMNKIINDLVAWAKNLAQMRNRNETFAEEAVRKSKSITETEALQTGVIEIIAKDLNDLLDKAHGRQVLLGEEKRVLNLKNVRIEKIPEDLKTKVLKILTNPNLVYFLLMLGLAGLYFELSHPGSIFPGVLGAVCLILALVGLSVIPVNYAGLVFILLAGVLFFLELQVTSHGLLTLAGVICLFLGSTMLFGKNPPALRVSPPVLYSLVLIFSSLLAGITYIALKTIRKKPVSGKEGMVGKVGKVLKEIGPEGGKIFIEGEIWQAYADETIPEGEKVVVVEKDGLILKVRRKNR
- a CDS encoding uracil-DNA glycosylase; this translates as MDVKAEIIKNLLYFKEIGLTSIPASEAIKRLLQREISLEEDSLSALKEKIIHCKKCSLHRVRKAVVWGEGPTEPEGLMIISEYPDRDEDFYGKPFVKEVGNLLDRMLNAINLKRELFFITHTVKCKTPGGRPPEPEEIEACRPYLLKQIKYLRPKLILALGFTPPKVLLEGKTLTLVRGKVFTLKETSLFFTYHPAYILKNPGIKRVVWEDLQKFRKLYEEIFLSN
- a CDS encoding NAD-dependent malic enzyme, which encodes MEKMTKNLDRVCFSGFSIRVKLEMPNLLGKFGEIVGCLNRYGCEIVSSSLLKVSTDKVIRELEIICLEERQREQIIKVLKELKDIKVLKVIDKTFELHEGGKIEIVNRVQIKDQNTLAEVYTPGVAKVCLYLKDHPEEVYRYTIKGHTIAVITDGSAVLGLGNIGPLASLPVMEGKCMLFKEFAGLDAFPLAVNTQDVDEFVEVVKQVSLVFGGINLEDISAPRCFEIEKRLWEELEVPVVHDDQHGTAIVVLAGLINVERLLGKSLRDMKIVISGAGASAIGTARLLLKYGVKNLILCDSYGAIYQGRKERMNPYKEEIASLTNPERLKGTLSEVLAGADIFIGLSAPNILKPEDLKAMAQDRVVFALANPDPEISPEIALPLVRVLATGRSDYPNQINNALAFPGLFKGLLEAKAKKVDEEVFIEAAKAIAYVIKKEELKEDYIIPSMFDKRVVKAVAQAVVKKLTKPSKSLN
- the selB gene encoding selenocysteine-specific translation elongation factor, with protein sequence MKRVIIGTAGHIDHGKTTLVKALTGIDTDRLKEEKERGITIDLGFAHLVLPSGTLAGIVDVPGHERFIRNMVAGASGIDLVILVVAADEGVMPQTREHIEICELLGIKDGIVVLTKVDLVEKDWLDLIKEDLKEFLKNTFLKEAPILEFSAVTGQGKEAIIKALDEKALKVSAKVEDQPFRLPVDGVFTVKGFGTVARGTAISGKVYLNQNLVVYPKNLTTKVRNIQVHGKNVEVAYAGMRTALNLQGIEKEDIERGDVLAEPEVLKPSQWIDVKLVSLKSIKPPIKNFENLLFYIGTKETVAKVFLLGKNQLNPGEEDVAQLFVQVPIVAWRGDRFILRRASTNQTVGGGEVLNPVAYRRKRTKPWERKEVEYLAQASEKELIQFWIEKKGFLGISKKDLQITVSLFGERFEKLLKDLSNNLIEIKDGEKVFYFSKKAEEDLKAEIITGLKNFHMNNPFSPGLTKELLKTRISSFVSEGFYQYVLESLIQQGILGKNKEIIFLTEFKHLNSEEKEKLKKELEEKFLSEGYTPRDFETILLDFKENYKAAKELAQALLKEGVLVKLTDKLVFHAKILEEWENLVRTAFQKKKELELADFKNLTPTQVSRKFLIPLVEYLDKKKVTLRVGDKRILRKT
- the glyS gene encoding glycine--tRNA ligase subunit beta, which gives rise to MNKNLLWEIGTEELPARFIEPALLSLQKAAEKKLKELFLDYQEIKTAGTFRRLVLFVKDLSEKQPDREEEVLGPSINVGLTKEGTFSQALIGFAKKYGVKPEDLKTKKTPKGEYFYLKRTIPGQKTKDLLPSLLFSLLKEIYFPKTMKWGDYDVRFGRPIRWMVCLFGEEVIPIKIARIQATNQSLGHRFLSPSPIVLNKADWEEYETQLENNFVIVSPEKRLTFTKKSIFEVSQPYGVPEIDEDLLKENANLVEYPFPIVGSFPESFLTLPEPLVTTALKEHQRYFCIRTLEGKLLNYFIAVNNNRPKDWGVVKKGHERVTKARLEDAKFYFEKDLSQPLSYFLEKIKGIVYHIKCGTLWEKTQRLIDLGKYLALKLDYPYLPSKIEKTCLYAKIDTASEVVSEFPSLQGVIGKILLEHKEGKDIAEAVFEQYLPSSKDETLPQSFEGIILSLADKIDHLCALFGVNEKPSGEKDPYGLRRAGYGIVKLLIGKEKFLDLEEAIEFSLSLLEKQGFLKNPEALEEVTEFIKKRLEGEFLNLGFSKNVIGVVLQLPLNPYDQYLRLKALSDFQEKKDFVDLITGFKRVSQLLKNVDKQTLLEEVRENLILLEEEKELYQQALNLRPVLLGLIEKKDYSSYLEHLVSLKEPIDRFFDKVFVMVENEKIRENRLRILQRVAELFEKFGDFTAFI